A single genomic interval of Microbacterium sp. BLY harbors:
- a CDS encoding ROK family protein: MRYPQILERPADRARVSAATNGHSRGIRERNRALLLRTLMEQAPLSRADLSRLTGLARPTVSEVVRDLLADGVIREGGPSQETRPGKPAVMLEFDRRAVQVISLDLSDPEHLVGALASPDGRLTHRLQRPRTPDAADGIVGLVAELRALADGPALGIGIGAPTGSSALLGLGPRLAELLDAPVHLFDDADLVADAAQRFGTVGTDFLLVRIGTRIGTAIRVVGDDGAPVERSIGARELAHVRAGGDPGDPCLCGREGCVHAWAAAPALARRLEEAGADRSAVLAAAGARLGTSLSVIAAAVDLPTILLSGPADIVTPDLVDATAAAVRAASHPSLGPAVAASTLDDAVLRGAATRVVAAEFSPR, translated from the coding sequence GTGCGCTACCCCCAGATCCTAGAGCGCCCCGCCGACCGGGCACGAGTCTCGGCGGCGACCAACGGCCATTCCCGCGGCATCCGCGAGCGGAACAGGGCCCTCCTCCTGCGCACGCTCATGGAACAGGCGCCTCTCAGCCGCGCCGACCTCTCCCGCCTCACCGGCCTCGCCCGCCCCACCGTCTCGGAGGTCGTGCGCGACCTGCTCGCGGACGGCGTGATCCGGGAGGGCGGCCCCAGCCAGGAGACCCGGCCGGGCAAGCCCGCCGTGATGCTGGAGTTCGACCGGCGCGCGGTGCAGGTGATCTCCCTGGATCTCTCCGACCCCGAACACCTCGTCGGGGCGCTCGCCTCTCCGGACGGTCGCCTGACGCACCGCCTCCAGCGCCCCCGCACCCCCGACGCCGCGGACGGCATCGTCGGCCTCGTCGCCGAGCTGCGCGCCCTCGCCGACGGTCCCGCGCTCGGCATCGGCATCGGCGCACCCACCGGCTCGTCCGCACTCCTCGGCCTCGGACCACGCCTGGCGGAACTCCTCGACGCCCCCGTGCACCTCTTCGACGACGCCGACCTCGTGGCCGACGCCGCGCAGCGGTTCGGCACCGTCGGCACCGACTTCCTCCTCGTCCGCATCGGGACGCGCATCGGCACCGCCATCCGCGTCGTGGGCGATGACGGCGCCCCGGTGGAGCGCTCCATCGGTGCCCGCGAGCTCGCCCATGTCCGGGCGGGCGGCGACCCGGGTGATCCGTGCCTGTGCGGACGGGAGGGCTGCGTCCATGCGTGGGCCGCGGCTCCCGCCCTCGCTCGGCGCCTGGAGGAGGCCGGCGCGGACCGCAGCGCGGTGCTCGCCGCCGCCGGCGCCCGCCTCGGCACGTCCCTTTCCGTGATCGCCGCCGCCGTCGACCTGCCGACGATCCTGCTGAGCGGTCCGGCGGACATCGTGACGCCCGATCTCGTGGACGCGACGGCCGCCGCCGTCCGCGCCGCCTCCCACCCGTCCCTGGGCCCCGCGGTGGCGGCGAGCACGCTCGACGACGCCGTCCTGCGGGGTGCTGCGACCCGCGTGGTCGCCGCCGAGTTCAGCCCGCGCTGA